The DNA segment CAAAATTCTCCCATGGGCTTCCCCCTCCGCGCCAATAAATAAGGTATGGGAGACTGACCAGCGGAGGGGGTGGGGATCATGGCTCAGCAGAAGGAGGAGCTTAGCCGGGGGGGTGGCAAACACATCCAACCCACCTCCCCCAGTCCCCAGCACTACAGTCACATTGGCCAGAACACAGAACTCTGCCCACAGACAGCAACAGTCTCTGGATGTGTCTTGAGGAGTGTGGCCGGGGAGGAATGTCATACCTCAGAATGGCCGGGATGGCTGCCCCACCCCTGCGGCCTTCCCAGTTCGGGACAGCATTGGGTCCAGGCAGCTCCATGCTGGCTCCCAGGGAATTTAGCAGCATCAACTGAGGTGCAAGCCCACCCAAAGGGGCCTTAGACAGATGGAATGTGCCCTCCCCAATGGGGGAGGCAGAGTATGAAAACTCATAGTGAGAGCAGGCTGAGTTGGGAGTCGCCATGCCAGCCTCAAGGTCTCTAGGATAGAGGGGTCAACAACCACCCCCTCGCCAGCTCAGCTTGCAGCTCTATGACTACACCAAGACGGGGGTGGGGGACACTGGTGTTGCCCAGTCAAGTCTCAATGGTGTATCTTCATGGCAGAGGAGATGGCAGGAGCCAGTGCCCCCCAGCTCAGGTCCCTTCCAGGGCCAGCTCCCTCCTGGCTGAGAGGCTTCTGTACCCAGTACAGCAGTTCCAGGAGGGCAGCGGTGGAATCCTTTCAGCTCCCTGCCCCGGACATGCCCAGTGGGTGGAAGCTGCCCTCTTCTAGCAGGAGACACCCCAGGCGGTAGAGCAGCTGGGGGTACCAATGCACACCCTCCCCCGGGGTCCAGCTGCCCCACGCCAAGCTGTGAAAGAGTCTCAGGGGCCAGAAGGCCAACTGAGCCAGGTGGTGGTCAGCCACGGCCGCGAAGCAAGATGCCACCACATCCTCCACCACCAGTGTCCCGTGCCTTGTGAGCGGGGCGTAGGCCCCGAGAGCCACGTGTGTAGAGACAGCTGCTACGCGGGCAGGCTGCAGGCCTGGCACCCCAGCCACCAGCACGTACTGGCCAGGCTGCACGTGGCTGGCAAATGTGGCCCGGAAGCGGGCTGCCGGCTCTGTGTGATTGTCAGCCGTAAAGAGCAGGTGAGCGGGTGTGAGTGCCAGGCGGCGTGGGGGGTCCTGAGTCTCGATGACCTGGAAGGCTCTCAGCCTGTGGGGCTCGCGGTCCAGGAAAATGAGCACATCGCTGAAGGTGGGGCTCCCGTCCTCGCCCATGGCCAGCACACGGTCTCCCGGCCTCACGGCTGACAAGGCCACACGCGCCCCACTCTCCAGGCGTACCTGAGCTCCGGCAGGGAAGCAGCCACCCGTCTTGGCTGCGGCCGAGTGCTCTGTGGAAGAAAGGGACATGAAGGTGTTACTGCTgtgcagctctgcctcccggtcaCAACGACCCTCCCTTGGCCACCCCAGCCAATCAGAGCTCCTCTTGCTCCCAGAGAGCCTCCGTCACCATATCCTGGCTCCTGCCCCCCGCTTCCTATGCAGGCTTGAACCCACACTTCACTGCCCCCATCCCCTTACTCCAGTGTGATCTTCTGTGACCCCCCTCCCCAGCCTAATACTTTGGCAATGAGAGGAGCATAGTGGGGCTCCAAGACCCAGTGGATGAGAAGGAAAGGGCTGCCTCTTGGAGGGGTGAGGTTGCTTAGCTCCTCCGAGGCCTAGATGTTCTGTTATTTCTCACCCCTTGCTCAGACACTTCCCAAAAATTGCCCTCTCAGGCTGACTCCCCAGGTTCTGTAACAGAGCTGGACTTTTGAATGTAGGGA comes from the Symphalangus syndactylus isolate Jambi chromosome 8, NHGRI_mSymSyn1-v2.1_pri, whole genome shotgun sequence genome and includes:
- the IHH gene encoding indian hedgehog protein encodes the protein MSPARLRPRLHFCLLLLLLLVVPAAWGCGPGRVVGSRRRPPRKLVPLAYKQFSPNVPEKTLGASGRYEGKIARSSERFKELTPNYNPDIIFKDEENTGADRLMTQRCKDRLNSLAISVMNQWPGVKLRVTEGWDEDGHHSEESLHYEGRAVDITTSDRDRNKYGLLARLAVEAGFDWVYYESKAHVHCSVKSEHSAAAKTGGCFPAGAQVRLESGARVALSAVRPGDRVLAMGEDGSPTFSDVLIFLDREPHRLRAFQVIETQDPPRRLALTPAHLLFTADNHTEPAARFRATFASHVQPGQYVLVAGVPGLQPARVAAVSTHVALGAYAPLTRHGTLVVEDVVASCFAAVADHHLAQLAFWPLRLFHSLAWGSWTPGEGVHWYPQLLYRLGCLLLEEGSFHPLGMSGAGS